Proteins from a single region of Haloterrigena alkaliphila:
- a CDS encoding universal stress protein has product MTTRILVPTDGSDSATAALEHALDVAADRDATVYVLNVADTNEPSLTRLGTDVVDTLEQEGQEIVSEAAELAADRGVAVSTHVVQGEPREVIVEFATTGVSEPRSDGSEDGGVSSGVSDGQSNDEDETSVAFDLIVMGAHGRRGLSEYVLGSITDYVVNRSEIPVLTVRSADDATRPLPYTDVLVPTDGSVHATAAVELGASVAARHDATLHLLSVVDELPEVLEAEDSELPEEVREDLQATLDEDAATAERAGATDVTTAIATGSVPREVLSYADAKGIDLIAMGTHGRTGIDRHLLGSFTERVIRTSPVPVLTTRRAEEMD; this is encoded by the coding sequence ATGACCACTCGCATTCTCGTTCCCACCGACGGGAGCGATTCCGCGACGGCGGCCCTCGAGCACGCGCTGGACGTCGCCGCCGATCGAGACGCGACCGTCTACGTCCTCAACGTGGCGGATACGAACGAGCCGAGCCTCACCCGACTCGGCACCGACGTCGTCGACACGTTAGAGCAGGAGGGCCAGGAGATCGTCTCCGAGGCCGCCGAACTGGCCGCCGACCGCGGCGTGGCCGTCAGCACGCACGTCGTGCAGGGCGAGCCGCGCGAGGTGATCGTCGAGTTCGCGACGACCGGGGTCTCCGAGCCACGGTCGGATGGCTCGGAAGACGGCGGTGTGTCTTCCGGTGTTTCCGATGGACAGTCAAACGACGAGGACGAGACGAGCGTCGCGTTCGACCTGATCGTCATGGGCGCCCACGGTCGGCGCGGCCTGAGCGAGTACGTTCTCGGTAGTATCACGGACTACGTCGTCAACCGGAGCGAGATTCCGGTCCTGACGGTTCGTTCGGCCGACGATGCGACCCGACCGTTGCCGTACACAGACGTGCTGGTTCCGACGGACGGGAGCGTCCACGCGACGGCGGCGGTGGAACTGGGCGCGTCGGTGGCCGCCAGACACGACGCGACGCTACATTTGCTGTCCGTCGTGGACGAACTGCCCGAAGTGCTCGAGGCGGAGGATTCCGAACTCCCCGAAGAGGTCCGGGAGGACCTGCAGGCGACCCTCGACGAGGACGCGGCGACCGCCGAGCGAGCGGGGGCTACCGACGTCACGACGGCGATCGCGACCGGGTCGGTGCCCCGTGAGGTCCTCTCCTACGCCGACGCGAAGGGGATCGACCTCATCGCCATGGGAACGCACGGCCGAACGGGGATCGATCGCCACCTGCTCGGAAGCTTCACGGAGCGAGTGATCCGCACGTCGCCGGTTCCCGTCCTCACGACGCGTCGGGCCGAGGAGATGGACTGA
- a CDS encoding carboxypeptidase M32: MSTDQAQSEAADDTYEQFEERVRRIANVSNASGILQWDQEVVMPDEGTPARAQQLSTLSSIAHELLTADETGELLAELEGGETTKSSRETSGETASSDLDEERAAVVREVRRRYDRETSVPQELVEEISETTANAHPKWKQAKENDDFETFAPTLEKLVELKREYANHIDPDADPYEVLFSDYEPYIDLETAERVLERLRDELVPLIDAIDDSDAEIETNAFAGTFEDDDQEALARDVLDSLGYDWGRGRLDTAPHPFSSGTQFDARVTTRFEEDDLLGSITSTIHEFGHANYTQGLPDEGYGTPLGEARDLSVHESQSRLWENHVGRSRPFWAHFLPIARERFPELEDVSPEAAYEAANQVHDDNLIRVEADELTYHLHIAIRFEIERDLISGDLEVEDVPDVWNDKYEEYLGVRPETDAEGCLQDIHWSHGSFGYFSTYSLGSVLAAQLYAAAEDELGDLDDDIREGNFDELNGWLRENVHQHGKRYTTQELIERATGEELTADPFLEYVQSKYGELYGLN, from the coding sequence ATGTCGACCGATCAGGCCCAGAGCGAGGCGGCCGACGACACCTACGAGCAGTTCGAAGAGCGCGTCCGGCGGATCGCGAACGTCTCGAACGCGTCCGGGATCCTCCAGTGGGATCAGGAGGTCGTGATGCCCGACGAGGGGACCCCCGCTCGAGCGCAGCAGCTCTCGACGCTGTCCTCGATCGCGCACGAACTCCTGACGGCCGACGAGACCGGCGAGCTGCTCGCGGAACTGGAGGGAGGCGAGACGACGAAGTCGTCTCGAGAAACGAGCGGTGAAACCGCGAGTAGCGACCTCGACGAGGAGCGGGCCGCGGTCGTCCGCGAGGTCCGGCGGCGCTACGACCGCGAGACCAGCGTCCCGCAGGAACTCGTCGAGGAGATCTCGGAGACGACCGCCAACGCCCACCCGAAGTGGAAACAGGCCAAGGAGAACGACGACTTCGAGACGTTCGCGCCGACGCTCGAGAAACTCGTCGAACTCAAGCGGGAGTACGCGAACCACATCGATCCCGACGCCGACCCCTACGAGGTGCTGTTCTCGGACTACGAGCCGTACATCGACCTCGAGACGGCCGAGCGCGTGCTCGAGCGCCTGCGCGACGAACTGGTGCCGCTGATCGACGCGATCGACGATAGCGACGCCGAGATCGAAACGAACGCCTTCGCGGGCACGTTCGAGGACGACGATCAGGAGGCCCTCGCGCGGGACGTCCTCGATTCGCTGGGCTACGACTGGGGCCGCGGCCGCCTGGACACCGCGCCCCACCCCTTCTCCTCCGGGACGCAGTTCGACGCCCGCGTGACCACGCGCTTCGAGGAGGACGACCTGCTGGGCTCGATCACGTCGACGATCCACGAGTTCGGCCACGCCAACTACACGCAGGGCCTCCCCGACGAGGGGTACGGCACCCCGCTGGGCGAGGCGCGGGACCTCTCGGTTCACGAATCCCAGTCGCGGCTCTGGGAGAACCACGTCGGGCGCTCCCGTCCCTTCTGGGCGCACTTCCTCCCGATCGCCCGCGAGCGCTTCCCCGAACTCGAGGACGTCTCGCCCGAAGCGGCCTACGAGGCCGCCAATCAGGTCCACGACGACAACCTGATCCGGGTCGAGGCGGACGAACTCACCTACCACCTCCACATCGCGATCCGGTTCGAGATCGAACGCGACCTGATCTCGGGGGACCTCGAGGTCGAGGACGTCCCCGACGTCTGGAACGACAAGTACGAGGAGTACCTGGGCGTCCGCCCCGAGACCGACGCGGAGGGCTGCCTGCAGGACATCCACTGGTCCCACGGCTCCTTCGGCTACTTCTCGACGTACTCGCTGGGGTCCGTGCTCGCGGCGCAGTTGTACGCCGCTGCGGAAGACGAACTCGGCGACCTCGACGACGACATCCGCGAGGGCAACTTCGACGAACTCAACGGCTGGCTCCGCGAGAACGTCCACCAGCACGGGAAACGGTACACGACGCAGGAACTGATCGAGCGCGCCACCGGCGAGGAACTGACGGCCGATCCCTTCCTCGAGTACGTGCAGTCGAAGTACGGCGAGCTGTACGGGCTCAACTAA